A genomic region of Methanosarcina thermophila TM-1 contains the following coding sequences:
- the cofG gene encoding 7,8-didemethyl-8-hydroxy-5-deazariboflavin synthase CofG, which yields MPPKNPDFVTYSKNVFIPVTNICRNRCGYCGFRREPGQPDARLMKPEEILPILENGVKAGCTEALFTFGELPEEVPEYRRWLKELGYSSTLEYLLFLCEAAIDIGILPHTNAGIMTRSELKALKPLNASMGLMLESTAALDAHKDCPGKLPELRLETIREAGKLRIPYTTGILVGIGERREDRIESLEAIAGLHREYGHIQEVIIQNFTPKSGTHMENFPEPAVEEMVDTICLARQILPPDVAVQVAPNLIDPKALIAKGVSDLGGISPLTIDWINPEAEWPDVKDLKMKLEPVQLRERLPIYPQYVKRGWYSDRLSGLIAQLSDSEGYRKQP from the coding sequence ATTCCACCGAAAAATCCCGATTTTGTAACTTACTCGAAAAACGTCTTTATCCCTGTAACCAATATATGCAGGAACCGCTGCGGGTACTGCGGCTTTCGGCGGGAACCCGGGCAACCGGACGCCAGGCTCATGAAACCTGAAGAAATTCTTCCCATACTTGAGAATGGGGTAAAGGCGGGGTGCACTGAAGCCCTTTTCACCTTTGGCGAGCTTCCAGAAGAGGTGCCGGAGTATAGAAGGTGGCTAAAAGAACTTGGCTATTCTTCTACTCTTGAATACCTTCTCTTTCTCTGTGAAGCTGCGATCGATATTGGAATTCTTCCTCATACGAATGCGGGTATCATGACGCGCTCAGAGCTTAAGGCTCTAAAGCCTTTGAATGCAAGCATGGGGTTGATGCTTGAGAGCACGGCAGCTCTCGATGCACATAAAGACTGCCCTGGCAAACTTCCCGAACTCAGGCTTGAAACTATCCGGGAAGCCGGAAAGCTCAGAATCCCTTATACTACCGGCATTCTTGTAGGGATCGGGGAGAGAAGAGAAGACAGAATTGAGTCGCTTGAGGCTATTGCAGGTCTTCACAGGGAATACGGGCATATCCAGGAGGTTATTATCCAGAATTTTACCCCAAAATCCGGAACACATATGGAAAACTTTCCAGAACCTGCAGTAGAGGAAATGGTTGATACTATATGCCTTGCCAGGCAGATCCTTCCTCCTGACGTGGCAGTGCAGGTTGCCCCAAACCTTATAGACCCTAAGGCTCTTATCGCAAAAGGGGTTAGTGACCTTGGAGGTATATCCCCACTGACAATTGACTGGATTAATCCTGAAGCCGAATGGCCGGATGTAAAGGACTTGAAAATGAAACTCGAACCAGTTCAGCTCAGGGAACGCCTGCCGATTTACCCCCAGTATGTGAAAAGAGGGTGGTATTCAGACAGGTTAAGCGGGCTGATAGCACAGCTTTCGGACTCGGAGGGTTACAGGAAACAGCCCTGA
- the cofH gene encoding 5-amino-6-(D-ribitylamino)uracil--L-tyrosine 4-hydroxyphenyl transferase CofH, whose translation MNSKIPEDLIERVYQGKSTKEDGLLLLEVPPFELFRFADELRSLTAGDTVTYVVNRNINFTSRCVGTCGFCAFRTNNGKVLTLEEIMEKVREAAQANATEVCIQGGLLPDAGIDFYLGIVEAIKAEFPDMHIHSFSPMEVYHASRVSGISVKEALLQLKKSGLDTMPGTAAEILSDRVREIICPSKIKTSEWIEVVTQAHAAGIPTTATMMYGHVETLEERIEHILIVREIQKETGGITEFVPLPFMPYNNPVGEKLMREGRYATPGLEDLKNYAVSRILLHGYVDNIQASWVKLGKKLAQFALHCGVNDLGGTLMEESISRSAGASNGEAISVEELEWMIYGAGRVPKERTTLYGRVNELISGNPRRSGFRVSE comes from the coding sequence ATGAACAGTAAAATTCCCGAAGACCTTATAGAACGCGTATATCAGGGGAAGAGCACAAAAGAAGACGGGCTTCTACTCCTTGAGGTACCTCCTTTCGAGCTCTTCAGGTTTGCGGATGAACTCCGCTCCCTTACGGCAGGGGATACGGTTACTTACGTCGTAAACAGAAATATTAACTTTACCAGCCGCTGTGTGGGAACCTGCGGGTTCTGCGCATTTAGGACGAATAACGGCAAAGTTCTGACCCTTGAAGAAATAATGGAAAAAGTAAGGGAGGCGGCACAGGCAAATGCTACTGAAGTCTGCATCCAGGGAGGACTTCTGCCTGACGCTGGTATTGACTTTTATCTCGGGATTGTAGAAGCCATAAAAGCCGAATTCCCTGATATGCATATCCATTCCTTTTCACCGATGGAGGTTTACCATGCTTCCCGTGTCAGCGGAATTTCTGTAAAAGAAGCCCTGCTACAACTTAAAAAAAGCGGGCTTGACACCATGCCCGGCACGGCAGCTGAAATTCTTTCGGACAGGGTAAGGGAGATTATCTGCCCTTCAAAAATCAAAACCTCGGAATGGATAGAGGTGGTTACCCAGGCACATGCCGCGGGCATTCCTACGACTGCAACGATGATGTATGGGCATGTTGAAACCCTTGAAGAAAGAATAGAACATATATTGATCGTCAGGGAAATCCAGAAAGAAACAGGCGGAATTACGGAATTTGTACCCCTACCTTTTATGCCTTATAACAATCCTGTAGGGGAGAAATTAATGAGAGAAGGTAGATACGCCACGCCTGGTCTTGAGGATCTTAAGAATTATGCTGTTTCCCGTATTCTTCTCCACGGGTATGTAGACAATATTCAGGCAAGCTGGGTGAAGTTAGGGAAAAAACTTGCGCAGTTTGCTCTTCATTGTGGGGTTAACGATCTTGGGGGTACCCTTATGGAGGAAAGTATTTCAAGGTCTGCAGGAGCCTCTAATGGAGAAGCGATATCTGTAGAAGAACTCGAGTGGATGATTTATGGAGCTGGGAGAGTTCCAAAAGAAAGAACCACTCTGTACGGAAGAGTGAATGAGCTGATTTCGGGAAATCCGAGGCGATCAGGGTTCAGAGTCTCAGAGTGA
- the cofH gene encoding 5-amino-6-(D-ribitylamino)uracil--L-tyrosine 4-hydroxyphenyl transferase CofH, whose amino-acid sequence MYMRKQAAIPEDVLERIYQGNCTKEDALLLLEGSPFELFELADSLRASTTGDIVSYITNRNIYITNKCAGNCGFCAYRTEKGYILSVEEILKKVSEAWKAGVVEVCIQGGYIPEIDMEFYLEIVESIKAEYPELCIHAFSPMEIHYASEISGMSVKEALRKLKKSGLDSLTGTSAEILSDRVRNIICPEKISAQQWIDIIKTAHKTGISTNATIMYGHVETIEERLDHVFTIREIQKETGGFSEFIPMSFLPYNNRIGEKMLASGKFASTGLEDLQLIAISRVILHTYINNIQATWVKLGKKLAQFALECGANDLGGTLMEDQISTASGGNHGEYMSPAEFEWMIKGAGKIPVQRDTLYRKVEPGFPNRAGSLPACGKAKISSKE is encoded by the coding sequence ATGTACATGAGAAAGCAGGCAGCAATTCCTGAGGATGTCCTTGAGAGGATATATCAGGGAAACTGCACAAAAGAGGATGCACTTCTCCTGCTTGAAGGAAGCCCATTCGAGTTATTCGAACTTGCCGATAGCCTTCGGGCCAGTACCACAGGTGATATTGTTAGTTATATCACGAACAGAAATATTTATATTACAAATAAATGCGCAGGAAATTGCGGATTTTGCGCTTACAGGACAGAAAAAGGGTATATACTGAGCGTGGAAGAAATCCTGAAAAAGGTGAGTGAAGCCTGGAAAGCCGGAGTTGTTGAGGTTTGCATCCAGGGAGGGTATATTCCGGAAATCGATATGGAATTCTACCTGGAGATTGTAGAGTCAATAAAAGCTGAATATCCAGAACTCTGTATTCATGCCTTTTCCCCTATGGAAATACACTACGCGTCAGAAATCTCAGGCATGTCCGTAAAAGAGGCTCTTCGTAAGCTTAAAAAAAGCGGGCTTGATTCCCTTACCGGAACTTCAGCTGAAATTCTTTCCGACAGGGTGAGAAATATAATCTGTCCCGAAAAAATCAGTGCACAGCAGTGGATCGATATTATAAAGACCGCACATAAAACCGGAATTTCTACAAATGCAACTATTATGTACGGACATGTTGAAACAATCGAAGAGCGTCTTGATCATGTTTTTACTATCCGCGAAATACAGAAAGAGACCGGTGGATTTTCAGAGTTTATCCCAATGTCCTTTTTGCCCTATAATAACAGGATAGGGGAGAAGATGCTAGCATCTGGAAAATTCGCAAGCACAGGGCTTGAAGACTTGCAGCTCATTGCCATTTCTCGCGTAATCCTGCACACCTACATAAATAATATTCAGGCAACCTGGGTTAAACTCGGGAAAAAGCTTGCTCAGTTTGCCCTCGAATGCGGAGCTAATGATCTAGGAGGCACGCTTATGGAAGACCAGATTTCAACCGCATCTGGAGGGAATCACGGAGAATACATGTCTCCTGCCGAGTTCGAATGGATGATAAAAGGGGCAGGAAAGATCCCTGTACAGAGAGATACCCTTTACCGGAAAGTGGAACCAGGTTTCCCGAATAGAGCAGGCTCATTGCCAGCTTGCGGAAAGGCAAAGATAAGCAGTAAAGAGTAA
- the cofC gene encoding 2-phospho-L-lactate guanylyltransferase has product MKAVIPYKKAGAKSRLSPVLSLEEREELVELMLNQVIDTLKEAGIETIDILSPSMYGLENMTKATVILDRNDLNEALNLYLEQAEEPVMIVMADLPLLSPDHVKGIISTEGDVCIVPGKGGGTNVLFIKNPSDYRVRYYGSSFLTHCSIAEEAGQNVEIYDSFLAGIDIDEPEDLVELLIHGSGASKEYISKKFRLEISRGRVRLAPI; this is encoded by the coding sequence ATGAAAGCTGTAATCCCCTATAAAAAAGCCGGTGCAAAATCCAGATTATCGCCTGTCCTGAGTCTGGAAGAAAGAGAAGAACTTGTGGAACTGATGTTGAATCAGGTAATAGATACCCTTAAGGAAGCCGGAATAGAGACAATTGATATTCTCAGTCCTTCGATGTATGGACTTGAGAACATGACGAAAGCCACTGTGATTCTGGATAGAAATGATCTCAATGAGGCTCTTAACTTGTATCTGGAGCAGGCTGAAGAGCCGGTTATGATTGTTATGGCTGATCTTCCTCTTCTGTCTCCAGATCATGTTAAAGGGATAATTTCAACTGAAGGAGACGTTTGCATCGTCCCGGGAAAAGGTGGAGGCACAAATGTATTGTTTATCAAAAATCCTTCTGATTACAGGGTCAGGTACTACGGTTCGAGTTTCCTGACTCATTGTTCGATTGCAGAAGAAGCAGGGCAGAATGTTGAGATTTACGACTCTTTCCTTGCAGGTATAGATATAGATGAGCCTGAAGACCTGGTAGAACTGCTTATACATGGAAGCGGGGCTTCGAAAGAGTATATTAGCAAAAAATTCAGGCTTGAGATTAGCAGAGGAAGAGTAAGGCTGGCTCCAATATGA